In one window of Thiobacillus sp. DNA:
- a CDS encoding cupin domain-containing protein has protein sequence MSLIVERAISQARQTELGVHGWPTWKDAEGERTLPYDAAENSYFLAGSATLTPEGGEPVTVNAGDLVVIPAGRCLWQVHSLVRRHYRSEGLTPACCII, from the coding sequence ATGTCTCTTATTGTGGAACGCGCCATCTCCCAGGCCAGACAGACCGAGCTGGGAGTCCATGGCTGGCCTACTTGGAAGGATGCCGAGGGCGAGCGCACCCTGCCCTACGACGCCGCCGAGAACAGCTATTTCCTGGCGGGCAGCGCCACCCTGACACCGGAGGGCGGGGAGCCGGTCACGGTGAACGCCGGCGACCTGGTGGTGATCCCCGCGGGCCGGTGCCTGTGGCAGGTCCACAGCCTGGTGCGGCGCCACTACCGTTCCGAGGGCCTGACGCCAGCCTGCTGCATCATATGA